One genomic segment of Rivularia sp. PCC 7116 includes these proteins:
- a CDS encoding SMI1/KNR4 family protein, with the protein MLATNEEIIAFEERTGIILPEDYKEYCQVFGAGEIGNGVVEIHNPYHYMPTYDELWLTRLTEDQIEPLEVQDVQIMEDYELNNYWTVKKLLSSGLVFGVNSKSQCFFGI; encoded by the coding sequence ATTCTTGCGACAAATGAGGAGATTATCGCATTTGAAGAACGTACTGGTATTATTTTACCTGAAGATTACAAAGAATATTGCCAGGTATTTGGAGCAGGTGAAATAGGAAACGGGGTTGTAGAAATACATAATCCCTATCACTATATGCCTACCTATGATGAACTATGGCTTACTCGTTTAACAGAAGATCAAATAGAACCTTTAGAAGTGCAAGATGTGCAAATAATGGAGGATTATGAACTTAATAATTATTGGACAGTCAAAAAGTTGTTAAGTTCTGGATTAGTATTTGGAGTAAATAGTAAATCTCAGTGTTTTTTTGGGATTTAA
- a CDS encoding ATP-dependent Clp protease ATP-binding subunit — protein sequence MFEHFTSEAIKVVMLAQEEARRLGHNFVGTEQILLGLLGEETGVAAKVLTDMGVTLRDARREVEKIIGRGSGFVPPEIPFTPKVKTLFEQSFKEARSLGHNYIGTEHLLLGLTEAGEGVAAKVLQNLDVDLKQLRTAVIRRLGEVASVGAGVGGGSTRRNQMATLEEFGRNLTKLAAEGKLDPVVGREKEIERTVQVLGRRTKNNPVLIGEPGVGKTAIAEGLAQRIFNNDVPDILQEKQVISLDMGLVVAGTRFRGDFEERLKKIMEEIRSAGNIVLVIDEIHTLVGAGGMEGGMDAANILKPALARGELQCIGATTLDEYRKHIERDAALERRFQPIKIGEPSVDETIEILQGLRGAYEQHHNLTISDEALVAASQLSDRYIQDRFLPDKAIDLIDEAGSRVRLRHSMASNDRDLKRQITAVAKEKNEAVKLQDFDKASELRDKEMELEVQLKDAESGEQINRAVVGEEDIAQIVASWTGVPVNKLTESESEVLLHLEDTLHQRLIGQEQAVTAVSKAIRRARVGLKNPNRPIASFIFSGPTGVGKTELAKSLASYFFGSEENMIRLDMSEFMERHTVSKLIGSPPGFVGYEEGGQLTEAVRRKPYTVLLFDEIEKAHPDIFNMLLQMLDDGHLTDAKGRKVDFKNTLIILTSNIGSRVIEKGGGGLGFNLEDEAEANYNRIKTLVNEELKNYFRPEFLNRLDEIIVFTQLQKDEIKEIAEILLKEVSSRLAEKEISLQISESFKDLVVQEGYDPSYGARPLRRAIMNLLEDSLAEAMLSGQITAGDTALIDVDDDGKVQVIKSEKSELEFANVG from the coding sequence ATGTTTGAACACTTTACTTCCGAAGCAATTAAGGTAGTTATGCTCGCCCAGGAGGAGGCACGTCGCCTGGGGCACAATTTTGTAGGGACGGAACAAATTCTCTTGGGATTGCTGGGAGAAGAAACGGGTGTTGCTGCCAAAGTGCTGACGGATATGGGTGTAACTCTTAGAGATGCACGCCGCGAAGTCGAAAAAATTATTGGTAGAGGTTCTGGTTTCGTTCCACCAGAAATTCCTTTTACTCCTAAAGTTAAAACTTTATTCGAGCAGTCTTTTAAGGAAGCTCGCTCTTTAGGACACAATTATATTGGTACCGAACACTTGCTTCTCGGCTTAACTGAAGCTGGTGAAGGTGTTGCTGCTAAAGTATTGCAAAATTTAGATGTTGATTTGAAGCAGCTTCGCACTGCTGTTATTCGCCGCTTGGGTGAAGTCGCATCTGTTGGTGCTGGTGTTGGCGGTGGTAGCACTAGACGCAACCAAATGGCAACTTTAGAAGAATTTGGAAGAAATCTTACTAAGTTAGCGGCAGAAGGTAAATTAGACCCCGTAGTCGGTAGGGAAAAAGAGATTGAGCGTACCGTCCAAGTTTTGGGAAGACGCACTAAAAACAATCCTGTATTAATCGGCGAACCTGGTGTCGGTAAAACAGCCATTGCTGAAGGTTTGGCACAGCGGATTTTCAACAATGATGTACCCGATATCTTGCAGGAAAAGCAAGTTATCAGCCTTGATATGGGCTTAGTTGTAGCCGGTACTCGTTTCCGGGGTGATTTTGAAGAACGTCTCAAGAAAATCATGGAGGAAATCCGCTCTGCGGGAAATATCGTCCTCGTGATAGACGAAATTCATACTTTAGTTGGTGCGGGTGGCATGGAAGGCGGTATGGATGCCGCTAATATTCTCAAGCCAGCTTTAGCTAGAGGCGAACTCCAGTGTATTGGAGCTACCACTCTGGATGAATATCGCAAGCACATCGAGCGCGATGCGGCTTTAGAACGTCGTTTCCAGCCGATTAAGATTGGCGAACCTTCTGTAGATGAAACCATTGAAATTTTGCAGGGTTTGCGCGGTGCTTACGAGCAACATCACAATTTAACAATATCTGATGAAGCATTAGTCGCAGCATCTCAACTTTCCGATAGATATATCCAAGACCGTTTTTTACCGGATAAAGCTATCGATTTGATTGATGAAGCTGGTTCCCGCGTGCGTTTGCGTCATTCGATGGCTTCTAACGATCGCGATTTGAAACGTCAAATTACTGCGGTTGCGAAGGAGAAAAACGAAGCAGTTAAATTACAAGATTTTGACAAAGCTTCCGAACTCCGCGATAAAGAAATGGAGCTAGAAGTACAGCTAAAAGATGCAGAATCTGGCGAACAGATTAATAGAGCTGTAGTTGGTGAAGAAGATATTGCTCAAATTGTAGCTTCTTGGACTGGAGTACCAGTTAATAAGCTTACCGAATCTGAATCTGAAGTATTGTTGCACTTAGAAGATACCCTTCATCAAAGACTTATCGGACAAGAGCAAGCAGTTACCGCAGTTTCCAAAGCAATTCGCCGCGCTCGTGTTGGTTTAAAGAATCCCAACCGTCCAATTGCTAGCTTTATTTTCTCAGGTCCTACCGGAGTTGGTAAAACAGAATTAGCAAAATCTTTGGCTTCCTACTTCTTCGGTTCTGAAGAAAACATGATTCGGTTGGATATGTCCGAATTCATGGAACGTCATACCGTCAGCAAACTTATTGGTTCACCTCCGGGATTTGTTGGTTACGAAGAAGGCGGGCAGTTAACTGAAGCAGTACGTCGCAAGCCTTACACGGTATTGCTTTTCGACGAAATCGAAAAAGCGCACCCTGACATATTTAATATGTTGCTGCAAATGTTGGATGATGGTCATCTTACCGATGCCAAAGGTAGGAAAGTAGACTTTAAGAATACCTTGATTATCTTGACTTCTAACATTGGCTCGCGAGTTATTGAAAAAGGTGGCGGTGGTTTAGGCTTCAACTTAGAAGATGAAGCAGAAGCGAACTACAATCGCATCAAAACTTTGGTTAACGAAGAACTCAAAAATTACTTCCGTCCCGAATTTCTCAACCGTCTTGATGAAATTATTGTATTTACACAACTCCAGAAAGACGAAATCAAAGAAATCGCCGAGATCTTGCTCAAAGAAGTTAGTAGCCGCTTAGCTGAAAAAGAAATCAGCTTGCAAATAAGTGAAAGTTTCAAAGATTTAGTAGTGCAGGAAGGATACGATCCTAGTTACGGTGCCAGACCGTTACGTAGAGCAATTATGAACCTTTTAGAAGATTCATTAGCAGAAGCAATGCTCTCAGGTCAAATAACCGCAGGCGATACAGCACTTATAGATGTTGACGACGACGGCAAAGTCCAAGTCATTAAGTCAGAAAAATCTGAACTAGAGTTTGCTAATGTTGGCTAA
- a CDS encoding YkgJ family cysteine cluster protein, giving the protein MATWECVKRCGACCYLNPAERPEIEEYLTPEELDKYLSMVGEDGWCINYVHESRECGIYAERPRFCRVEPEVFKDLFDIEPEELNDFAIDCCHQQIESIYGDRSFEMMRFNKAIGI; this is encoded by the coding sequence ATGGCAACTTGGGAATGTGTAAAGCGATGTGGAGCCTGCTGCTATCTAAACCCAGCAGAGCGTCCTGAGATAGAAGAATATCTTACTCCCGAAGAATTAGATAAATATTTAAGTATGGTGGGAGAAGATGGATGGTGTATTAATTACGTTCATGAAAGCCGCGAATGCGGTATTTATGCCGAGCGTCCGCGATTTTGTCGTGTAGAGCCAGAAGTATTCAAAGATTTATTTGATATCGAACCCGAAGAATTAAACGACTTTGCCATTGATTGCTGTCATCAGCAGATAGAATCAATTTATGGCGATCGCAGTTTTGAAATGATGCGATTTAACAAAGCAATTGGGATATGA
- a CDS encoding RNA-guided endonuclease TnpB family protein, with translation MVVFEAKLEGQSEQYRKLDEAIRTARFVRNSCLRYWIDNKGVGRYDLSKFCAVLAAKPEFPWVSKLNSMARQASAERAWSAIAKFFDNCKKKKPGKKGFPRFKKEQTHGCVEYKTSGWKLSEDRTNITFSDGFKAGSFKLWGTRDLNFYQLKQFKRVRVVRRADGYYAQFCVDVERIENRQPTGKTIGIDLGLTHFYTDSNGETIANPRHLCKSEKSLKRLQRRLSKTKKGSKNRVKFRNKLARKHLKISRQRKDFAVKTARCVVKSNDLVAYEDLQVRSMVKNRRLAKSISDASWSLFRKWVEYFGQVFGVVTVAVPPHYTSQNCSNCGEVVKKSLSTRTHVCPDCGHTQDRDHNAARNILEKGLSTAGHVGTNASGDINLCLSEETPSNKSGRRKRKPKK, from the coding sequence ATGGTCGTATTTGAGGCAAAACTTGAAGGACAAAGCGAGCAGTACCGGAAGCTTGATGAGGCTATTCGCACTGCTCGCTTTGTTCGTAATAGCTGCCTCCGATACTGGATAGACAACAAAGGTGTTGGACGATACGACCTGAGCAAATTCTGCGCTGTACTTGCTGCGAAGCCGGAGTTTCCTTGGGTTTCTAAACTTAACTCGATGGCTCGTCAAGCTAGTGCAGAAAGGGCGTGGTCGGCGATTGCTAAATTCTTCGACAACTGCAAGAAAAAGAAGCCAGGAAAAAAAGGTTTTCCGAGGTTTAAGAAGGAACAAACACATGGTTGTGTTGAATATAAAACCAGTGGGTGGAAACTTTCCGAAGACCGCACGAACATAACCTTTAGTGATGGTTTCAAGGCTGGGAGTTTTAAACTTTGGGGGACTCGCGACCTCAATTTTTATCAACTCAAGCAGTTTAAAAGAGTGCGAGTTGTGCGTCGTGCTGACGGGTATTATGCTCAGTTTTGCGTTGACGTTGAGCGAATAGAGAATCGGCAGCCAACAGGAAAGACTATTGGTATTGACCTTGGGTTAACTCATTTCTATACAGATAGTAATGGGGAAACCATTGCTAATCCTAGACATCTGTGTAAAAGTGAGAAGTCTTTGAAACGACTGCAACGTCGTTTATCTAAAACTAAAAAAGGCTCTAAGAATAGAGTTAAGTTTAGAAATAAACTCGCTCGCAAGCACCTCAAAATAAGTCGCCAGCGTAAAGACTTTGCTGTCAAAACAGCAAGGTGCGTAGTCAAGTCTAACGACCTCGTGGCCTATGAAGATTTACAGGTGCGGAGTATGGTCAAAAATCGTCGCTTAGCTAAGTCAATTAGTGATGCGTCATGGTCGTTGTTCCGGAAGTGGGTTGAGTATTTCGGTCAGGTATTTGGCGTGGTGACTGTTGCAGTTCCACCTCACTACACTTCTCAAAACTGCTCAAACTGTGGAGAAGTTGTTAAAAAATCTCTTAGTACTAGAACCCACGTTTGTCCTGATTGTGGACACACCCAAGACCGCGACCATAACGCAGCACGCAATATTTTAGAAAAAGGTCTGAGTACGGCGGGTCACGTCGGAACTAACGCCTCTGGAGACATCAACCTCTGTTTGAGTGAGGAAACTCCTTCAAATAAGTCGGGTCGCCGAAAGAGGAAACCCAAGAAGTGA
- the psb30 gene encoding photosystem II reaction center protein Ycf12/Psb30: protein MEALANVNWEVIFQLTSVALIMLAGPAVIFVLAFRGGDM, encoded by the coding sequence ATGGAAGCTTTAGCCAATGTCAATTGGGAAGTAATTTTTCAGCTAACGTCTGTAGCACTAATTATGTTAGCTGGCCCTGCGGTGATTTTTGTGTTGGCATTTCGCGGTGGCGATATGTAA
- the recJ gene encoding single-stranded-DNA-specific exonuclease RecJ, whose translation MQDELKPESSRRHNLPLQRWQIYPQKTELARKLGQVTNMPPLINQLLINRGFDLPDTAEIFLNPQSLNLPEPLEEFPDLAMSVDLLQNAIANQEKIAICGDYDADGMTSTALLLRSLRTFGADVDYAIPSRMHEGYGINKRIIEEFDSEGVGIILTVDNGISAFEPIARAKELGLKTIITDHHDIPQKLPPADAILNPKLLPESSVYRGVAGVGVAYILAMSLAEKLGRAEEISDTMLELFALGTIADLAPLVGVNRTWVKRGLRLLPKSQLAGIQALIQMAGVQALGSQGAVTPKFSNSKINNPKSLKPDDIGFRLGPRINAIGRIGDPQIVIELLTTDDVGIALERAMQCEATNASRREMCEEIEKKAIEVVETEYLASLKEDRVLVVVQPDWHHGVIGIVASRLVERYGVPVFIGTYEDDNHIRGSARGIPEFNVFDALQYCDDYLGKYGGHKAAGGFSLPAENLQAVRQRLSEFANQCLELQHLKPLLKIDALANINEVNRELYQQINALEPCGIDNPNPVFWTPNVQVVEQQIVGKGHIKLTVAQAIDGQQHKIKGIAWRWRDYFPLPKPPYKIDIAYKLKENNFNGNTSIELEVLGVRLADSDRLFFTYKDKPVRATFVYSSRQYICGIYQKGSSAELRIKSPENKVLAVQSGHNIGLLGINREQAQKVDISQSPYYDIIQAALKALKSLKS comes from the coding sequence ATGCAAGACGAACTCAAGCCCGAATCTTCGCGTCGTCATAATTTACCATTACAGCGCTGGCAAATTTATCCTCAAAAAACTGAATTAGCAAGAAAACTGGGGCAGGTAACTAATATGCCGCCTCTAATAAATCAGCTATTAATAAATCGTGGCTTTGATTTACCCGATACTGCCGAAATATTTTTAAATCCACAATCATTAAATTTACCAGAACCGTTAGAGGAATTTCCGGATTTAGCCATGAGTGTTGATTTGCTGCAAAATGCAATTGCAAATCAAGAAAAAATAGCTATTTGTGGGGATTATGATGCTGATGGGATGACTAGTACGGCTTTACTTTTGAGAAGTTTGAGAACTTTTGGAGCTGATGTTGATTATGCTATCCCCAGTCGGATGCACGAAGGTTATGGTATCAATAAACGAATTATTGAAGAGTTTGATTCGGAAGGTGTAGGAATAATCCTAACTGTAGACAATGGCATCTCCGCATTTGAACCTATTGCTAGAGCTAAGGAACTAGGATTAAAAACAATTATTACAGATCATCACGATATTCCTCAGAAATTACCTCCTGCTGACGCAATTTTAAATCCTAAGTTACTACCTGAATCCTCCGTTTATCGAGGCGTTGCTGGTGTTGGTGTCGCTTATATTTTGGCGATGTCTTTGGCAGAAAAGTTGGGCAGAGCCGAAGAAATATCGGATACGATGCTGGAATTATTTGCTCTAGGAACAATTGCAGATTTGGCTCCGCTGGTGGGGGTTAACCGTACCTGGGTAAAACGCGGTTTACGGTTATTACCCAAATCTCAATTAGCAGGGATACAAGCATTGATTCAAATGGCTGGAGTGCAAGCTTTGGGTAGCCAAGGAGCGGTAACTCCCAAATTTAGTAATTCAAAAATTAATAACCCTAAATCTCTGAAACCTGACGATATAGGTTTCCGTTTGGGGCCTAGAATTAATGCTATTGGTAGAATTGGCGACCCCCAAATAGTTATAGAATTATTAACTACTGATGATGTAGGTATAGCACTCGAACGGGCAATGCAGTGCGAAGCGACTAATGCTAGCCGTAGGGAGATGTGTGAGGAAATTGAAAAAAAAGCTATTGAAGTTGTAGAAACCGAATATCTTGCTTCTTTAAAAGAAGATCGAGTATTAGTTGTAGTTCAACCAGATTGGCATCATGGGGTAATTGGGATTGTTGCTTCTCGCTTAGTTGAACGTTATGGAGTTCCGGTTTTTATCGGTACTTATGAAGATGACAACCATATTCGCGGCTCTGCCCGAGGTATTCCCGAGTTTAATGTTTTTGACGCTTTGCAATATTGCGACGATTACCTCGGGAAATATGGGGGACACAAAGCAGCGGGAGGATTTTCTTTACCGGCAGAGAATTTGCAGGCAGTACGCCAGCGTTTGAGCGAGTTTGCAAACCAGTGTCTCGAACTTCAACACCTCAAACCTTTATTGAAGATTGACGCTTTAGCTAATATTAATGAAGTCAATCGAGAACTTTACCAGCAAATTAATGCTTTAGAACCTTGTGGAATTGATAACCCGAATCCGGTTTTTTGGACTCCTAACGTTCAAGTCGTAGAGCAGCAAATTGTTGGAAAAGGTCATATTAAGTTAACGGTTGCTCAGGCAATTGATGGGCAACAGCATAAAATCAAAGGCATAGCTTGGCGATGGCGCGATTATTTCCCGCTACCAAAACCACCATACAAAATAGATATTGCATATAAGCTTAAAGAAAACAATTTTAACGGTAACACTTCTATCGAGTTGGAAGTATTAGGGGTAAGACTTGCAGATAGCGATCGCCTATTTTTTACTTACAAAGACAAACCAGTTAGAGCCACATTTGTATATAGTAGCCGTCAGTATATATGCGGTATCTATCAGAAAGGTTCTTCAGCAGAATTAAGAATTAAAAGTCCCGAAAATAAAGTTTTAGCGGTTCAGTCGGGACATAATATAGGTTTATTAGGAATTAATCGCGAGCAAGCCCAAAAGGTTGATATATCTCAATCCCCTTACTACGATATTATTCAAGCGGCTCTGAAAGCTTTAAAATCACTGAAGAGTTAG
- the asnB gene encoding asparagine synthase B: MCGITGIWGDTNPILVKSMMDSIAHRGPDAEGMYTPANQSGNLGHRRLSIMDPKGGDQPIYGEVPTRAIIANGEIYNFPQLRSNLQEQSDFQTSSDSEAILRLYEDRGVSAIEELDGMYAFAIADGDKLLVARDPIGIKPLYYGEMGGAWVFASELKAISQHCNNVKEFPPGSYYHSDQGFSTFYSVPDLYPDSSVDVEALIARVRQTVEESVIKRLMSDVPLGAFLSGGLDSSIIAAVAKQHKQELHTFSVGIGNSRDLEAARLVSAHLGTIHHEYIITPEEVNAKLPEIIYFLESFDQDLVRSAIPCYFTSRMAADYVKVILTGEGADELFAGYTYYKDIPDEEILHKELRRSVSSLHNINLQRVDRMTMAHAIEGRVPFLDLNMIELGQQIPANLKLVGEPLVEKWILRKAFEDMLPSEIVWRKKEQFDEGSGTVDMLEEMLSQKMTTAEAKNYQTKYSHITLRSPEECFYHNIFMDVFKNYEVVSSNVARWSERPV; encoded by the coding sequence ATGTGCGGTATTACTGGTATCTGGGGTGACACCAATCCCATTTTGGTAAAAAGCATGATGGATAGCATCGCTCACCGAGGCCCTGATGCAGAAGGAATGTATACTCCTGCAAATCAATCCGGGAATTTGGGACACCGACGCTTGAGTATTATGGACCCAAAAGGTGGAGACCAGCCAATCTACGGAGAAGTCCCAACTCGTGCGATTATCGCAAACGGAGAAATTTATAACTTTCCTCAATTACGTTCCAATTTACAAGAGCAAAGTGATTTTCAAACTAGCAGCGATAGCGAAGCTATTCTCAGACTTTACGAAGATAGGGGAGTTTCTGCAATAGAAGAACTTGATGGAATGTACGCTTTTGCGATAGCGGATGGAGATAAGTTATTAGTGGCTCGCGACCCAATTGGTATCAAACCTCTATATTATGGGGAAATGGGCGGAGCTTGGGTGTTTGCTTCGGAACTCAAAGCGATTTCTCAACATTGCAATAACGTTAAAGAGTTTCCCCCCGGTAGTTATTACCATTCAGACCAAGGCTTTTCTACTTTTTATAGCGTTCCAGATTTATACCCGGATAGCAGTGTTGATGTCGAAGCCTTAATCGCAAGAGTGCGTCAGACGGTAGAAGAATCCGTAATTAAGCGCTTAATGAGCGATGTGCCTTTAGGGGCTTTTCTTTCTGGTGGACTTGATAGCAGCATTATTGCAGCAGTTGCCAAGCAGCATAAACAAGAGTTGCACACTTTTAGCGTTGGTATTGGCAACAGTCGTGATTTAGAAGCAGCTCGTTTGGTAAGCGCCCATTTAGGAACAATTCATCACGAGTACATTATTACTCCAGAAGAAGTAAACGCCAAACTACCAGAAATTATTTATTTCTTAGAATCTTTTGACCAAGATTTGGTTCGCAGCGCCATTCCTTGCTACTTTACCTCTCGAATGGCAGCCGATTATGTCAAAGTTATCCTTACCGGAGAAGGTGCGGACGAGCTATTTGCAGGCTATACCTACTATAAAGATATTCCCGACGAAGAAATTCTTCACAAAGAATTACGTCGCTCGGTTTCTAGTTTGCACAATATCAATTTACAACGAGTTGACCGGATGACAATGGCTCATGCCATTGAAGGAAGGGTTCCATTCCTAGATTTGAACATGATTGAATTAGGTCAGCAAATTCCAGCTAATCTGAAATTAGTCGGAGAACCCTTAGTCGAAAAATGGATTTTGCGTAAAGCCTTTGAGGATATGCTTCCCTCAGAAATCGTCTGGAGAAAAAAAGAACAGTTTGACGAAGGAAGTGGAACTGTAGATATGTTAGAAGAAATGCTTTCGCAGAAAATGACCACCGCAGAAGCTAAAAATTATCAAACAAAATACTCTCATATCACTTTGCGATCGCCCGAAGAATGTTTTTATCACAATATTTTCATGGATGTTTTTAAGAATTATGAGGTTGTATCAAGTAATGTTGCTCGTTGGTCAGAACGCCCTGTATAA
- a CDS encoding class I SAM-dependent methyltransferase, whose translation MNQQTVLNNVLNNYAKAVEVGAYDSKLMGLGSKCDSVRQYWEDRYTRYVLSPPIRRLLERTRADNRGIRIMDLGCGAGEGWNILTTLPRTSPTLDSQFSSLLGGSDIDFYKGVDISPAMIGKAESIHAHHDQTKFVVADLDEGLPIESGEKPYDVYFSSYGSLSHLSDDSLGKLVGDICQNMGDRAIFVADLLGRYSYEWPCYWGEVQGKASDMQTYSMSYLYPPEKRNTEDVERFPIRYWGGEELDCFLRVVAEKMNVKVGEFHLCDRSILVGRHTDTSEFNPQASPLRSAINSLHAIDIRTDLTQLIFDYQPHPKHPHINRFFQNLQTAWNALVYGCIESLDMWRNPEKLLIEPPIEQPPIVLDSIRILRRLINQAPNLHFDDPRANLIEPQLAYLLRNLEWNLQQGLGASHGLLAIYEFRR comes from the coding sequence ATGAATCAACAGACTGTGTTGAATAACGTATTAAACAACTACGCTAAAGCAGTTGAAGTAGGAGCCTATGACAGTAAATTAATGGGTCTGGGTAGCAAGTGCGATAGCGTGCGGCAGTATTGGGAAGACCGTTATACCCGTTACGTTCTTAGCCCTCCTATTCGGCGGTTGCTCGAAAGAACGCGAGCCGATAATCGAGGAATTCGGATTATGGATCTTGGATGTGGTGCAGGCGAAGGGTGGAATATCCTCACAACCTTACCCCGTACAAGTCCAACTTTAGATTCTCAATTCAGTTCACTTTTGGGTGGATCGGATATCGATTTTTATAAAGGGGTTGATATCAGCCCTGCAATGATAGGCAAAGCTGAGAGTATTCACGCTCATCACGACCAAACTAAATTTGTTGTGGCAGACCTTGATGAAGGGCTTCCTATCGAATCTGGGGAAAAACCTTACGATGTTTATTTCTCTTCCTATGGGTCTTTATCTCACCTCTCTGACGACAGCCTCGGCAAGTTAGTTGGAGATATTTGCCAGAATATGGGCGATAGAGCTATTTTTGTAGCTGATTTGCTCGGTCGTTATTCCTACGAATGGCCTTGTTATTGGGGAGAAGTTCAAGGAAAAGCCAGCGACATGCAGACTTATTCTATGTCTTATCTTTATCCCCCAGAGAAAAGAAATACAGAAGATGTAGAGAGATTTCCAATTCGTTACTGGGGTGGAGAAGAACTCGACTGCTTCTTGAGAGTAGTTGCAGAAAAAATGAATGTCAAAGTTGGAGAGTTTCATTTGTGCGATCGCTCTATCTTAGTAGGTCGTCATACAGATACTAGCGAATTCAACCCCCAAGCCTCTCCCCTGAGAAGTGCTATAAACTCTTTACACGCAATCGACATACGCACCGATTTAACCCAATTAATTTTTGACTATCAGCCCCATCCGAAACACCCTCACATCAACCGCTTTTTCCAAAACCTACAAACTGCTTGGAATGCATTGGTATACGGCTGCATAGAAAGTCTAGATATGTGGCGCAATCCTGAAAAATTGCTGATCGAACCACCAATAGAACAACCACCGATTGTTCTAGACAGCATTCGTATTCTGCGCCGTCTGATTAATCAAGCCCCTAACTTACACTTTGATGACCCCCGAGCCAATTTGATTGAACCCCAACTAGCTTATTTACTACGAAACCTAGAATGGAATCTTCAGCAAGGTTTAGGGGCTTCTCATGGTTTATTAGCAATATACGAATTTCGCCGTTAG
- a CDS encoding DUF2330 domain-containing protein, producing MKIFRALICVLLAFVILIGFTPSALAFCGFYVAKADSKLYNKASQVVIARKDNRTVLTMANDYQGDVKDFAMVVPVPTVLKEEQVQVGKPKIIERLDAFSAPRLVEYFDDDPCAPVMYDRALESAAPPPAPIANQAMKRSNRNLGVTVEAQFNVGEYDIVILSAKESRGLERWLRGNGYKIPRGAKQLLRPYIRQKMKFFVAKVNLEKFDENGYQKLRPLQIAYESPKFMLPIRLGMVNSTSEQDLIAYILSPKGQAELTNYRTAKIPSNVNIPVYIKEEFGDFYKSMFQTSYTKEDKKVAFLEYAWDMSNCDPCSADPLSREELKDAGVFWLNDNSNEIAPPNFRRRPVSNNVFITRLHVRYTRNKFPEDLMFQETSNRDNFQGRYVLQHAFTGKTDCSAGRQYKRSLRKRFEKEAQTLARLTNWNIQDIRQKMKLEGQASISFWQGFLSWFGM from the coding sequence ATGAAAATATTTCGCGCACTAATTTGTGTATTGTTAGCTTTTGTAATCCTTATTGGCTTTACTCCTTCGGCTTTGGCTTTTTGTGGTTTTTATGTTGCTAAGGCAGATTCAAAGCTGTATAACAAAGCTTCTCAGGTGGTAATCGCTCGTAAAGATAATCGCACTGTATTAACTATGGCGAATGATTATCAAGGCGATGTCAAAGATTTTGCTATGGTTGTACCCGTACCGACTGTATTAAAGGAAGAACAAGTTCAGGTTGGTAAACCTAAAATAATCGAACGTTTGGATGCTTTTAGCGCTCCGCGATTAGTCGAATATTTTGATGATGACCCCTGTGCCCCTGTTATGTATGACAGAGCATTAGAAAGTGCAGCTCCACCTCCAGCACCAATAGCAAATCAAGCGATGAAAAGAAGTAACCGCAATTTGGGTGTGACGGTGGAAGCACAATTTAATGTGGGTGAATACGATATTGTTATCCTCAGCGCCAAGGAATCGAGAGGTTTAGAAAGATGGCTTCGCGGTAACGGTTACAAAATTCCTAGGGGTGCGAAACAGCTACTAAGACCTTATATTCGTCAAAAGATGAAGTTCTTTGTGGCAAAAGTTAACTTAGAAAAGTTTGACGAAAACGGTTATCAGAAACTTCGTCCTCTACAAATTGCCTACGAATCTCCTAAGTTTATGTTACCGATTCGTTTGGGGATGGTTAATTCGACATCAGAACAAGATTTAATTGCCTATATTCTTTCGCCTAAAGGACAAGCGGAACTTACTAACTACCGCACTGCAAAAATTCCCTCAAATGTGAATATTCCGGTGTATATCAAAGAAGAGTTTGGTGACTTTTACAAATCCATGTTCCAAACTTCATATACAAAAGAAGATAAAAAGGTTGCATTTTTAGAATACGCTTGGGATATGAGTAATTGCGACCCTTGTTCGGCCGATCCACTATCAAGAGAAGAACTTAAGGATGCTGGAGTATTTTGGCTGAATGATAATTCTAATGAAATCGCACCTCCTAATTTCCGTCGCCGTCCAGTTTCTAATAACGTTTTCATTACTCGTTTGCACGTCCGCTATACCCGCAATAAGTTTCCTGAAGACTTGATGTTTCAGGAAACTTCTAATCGCGACAATTTTCAAGGACGTTACGTTTTACAACATGCTTTTACTGGCAAAACTGACTGTAGCGCTGGCAGGCAATATAAAAGAAGTTTAAGAAAACGTTTTGAAAAAGAAGCACAAACTCTCGCCAGATTAACTAACTGGAATATTCAAGATATCCGCCAAAAAATGAAGCTTGAAGGACAAGCAAGTATTTCATTTTGGCAAGGCTTTCTTTCCTGGTTTGGAATGTAA